One window of Medicago truncatula cultivar Jemalong A17 chromosome 2, MtrunA17r5.0-ANR, whole genome shotgun sequence genomic DNA carries:
- the LOC11406855 gene encoding AAA-ATPase At3g50940, giving the protein MIEISTMFDTKPLVSAMASIMLMRTITNELLQFFQAGLHHLFRQSSAQFTIIIEEFQGMARNQVFDAAQAYLGTKATVSVERVKVSKSGDRKELSFNIDRNEEVSDVFEGISVKWKLICIEVDSSRIRSYDDDSSAVSEIRSYELTFHKKHKDKIIDSYLPYVMEIAKQIKQGDMANKIHSNEYGSWRHDVKFNHPMSFNTLAIDEELQRDIVNDLDKFVRAREFYRRTGKAWKRGYLLYGPPGTGKSSLIAAMANYLNYDIYDLDLTDVGDNKTLKQLILSMSNRAILVIEDIDCTINLQNREEEKEVVNNGDNKVTLSGLLNATDGLWSCCGEEHIIVFTTNHKERLDPALLRPGRMDKQIHLSYCNFSGFKQLVVNYLCITEHELFEKIEVLLGEVQVTPAEIGEELTKDCDATECLQDLIKFLQAKKMIKEEVKNEENIQEPEPKKMIEEETKNEENIKEEGELGSENI; this is encoded by the exons ATGATCGAGATCTCAACAATGTTCGATACCAAGCCACTTGTGTCTGCAATGGCCTCAATTATGCTAATGCGAACCATCACGAATGAGCTCCTACAATTTTTTCAAGCTGGACTTCACCATCTTTTTCGCCAATCCTCCGCACAGTTCACCATAATCATTGAAGAATTTCAAGGGATGGCAAGAAACCAAGTTTTTGATGCTGCACAAGCCTATCTAGGGACTAAAGCAACTGTCTCGGTAGAAAGAGTTAAAGTAAGCAAATCTGGGGACCGTAAAGAGCTTTCATTCAATATAGATAGAAATGAAGAAGTGAGTGATGTTTTCGAAGGTATTAGTGTAAAGTGGAAACTAATTTGCATAGAAGTGGACTCTTCGCGGATTCGAAGTTACGATGATGACTCCTCGGCTGTGTCAGAAATAAGATCCTATGAGCTGACTTTTCACAAGAAGCACAAAGACAAGATCATTGATTCATATTTGCCTTATGTGATGGAGATAGctaaacaaattaaacaagGAGACATGGCAAACAAGATTCACTCAAATGAATATGGTAGCTGGCGTCATGATGTCAAGTTCAATCATCCAATGAGTTTCAACACTCTTGCAATTGATGAAGAACTTCAAAGGGATATTGTGAATGATTTGGACAAATTTGTGAGGGCTAGAGAGTTTTATAGAAGAACAGGGAAAGCTTGGAAACGCGGTTACTTGTTGTATGGTCCACCTGGTACTGGAAAGTCTAGCTTGATTGCAGCCATGGCTAACTATCTCAACTATGATATCTATGACTTGGATCTCACCGATGTAGGGGATAATAAGACCTTGAAGCAACTTATTCTCAGCATGTCCAACCGTGCTATACTTGTGATAGAGGATATTGATTGCACTATAAATTTGCAGAAccgagaagaagagaaagaagttgTTAATAATGGAGACAAtaag GTGACACTTTCAGGACTATTGAATGCGACAGATGGTCTTTGGTCATGTTGTGGAGAGGAACACATAATTGTTTTCACAACAAATCACAAAGAAAGGCTTGATCCTGCTCTGCTAAGGCCTGGTAGAATGGACAAGCAAATTCACTTGTCATATTGCAACTTTTCTGGTTTTAAGCAATTGGTTGTTAACTACCTTTGCATTACTGAACATGAACTCTTTGAAAAGATTGAAGTGCTTCTAGGAGAAGTTCAAGTTACTCCGGCTGAAATTGGAGAAGAGCTAACAAAGGATTGTGATGCTACAGAATGCCTACAAGACCTTATCAAATTCCTGCAAGCCAAGAAAATGATCAAGGAAGAGGtaaagaatgaagaaaacatCCAAGAACCTGAACCCAAGAAAATGATCGAGGAAGAgacaaagaatgaagaaaatatcAAAGAAGAAGGTGAACTAGGTAGTGAAAATATATAG
- the LOC11407775 gene encoding AAA-ATPase At3g50940: MFDTKPLVSAMASIVLMRTITNELIPHELLHIFQAGLHHLFRQSSAQFTIIIEEFQGMARNQVFEAAQAYLGTKATVAAERVKVGKSEDHKEIAFNIDRNEEVSDVFGGVSVKWKLICIQVDSSRIRSYDNDSAESELRSYELSFHNKHKNKIIDSYFPYVMEIAKQIKQGNTAIKIHSIEYDDYDGTIRWNQEPVKFNHPMSFNTLAIDEDLQREIMNDLDKFVRAGEFSRRTGKAWKRGYLLFGPPCTGKSSLIAAMANYLKYDIYDLDLTDVQDNKRLKQLILDIPKRSILVIEDIDCTINLQNREEDKDVVDNGYNKVTLSGLLNAVDGLWSCCGEEHIIVFTTNHKDRLDPALLRPGRMDKQIHLSYCNFSAFKQLVVNYLCVTQHELFDKIEVLLGEVQVTPAEIAEELTKDCDATECLQDLIIFLQAKKMIKEEVKNEENIKEEGELGRENI, encoded by the exons ATGTTCGATACCAAGCCACTTGTGTCTGCAATGGCCTCAATTGTGCTAATGCGAACCATCACAAATGAGCTTATTCCTCATGAGCTCCTACACATTTTTCAAGCTGGACTTCACCATCTTTTTCGCCAATCCTCCGCACAATTCACCATAATCATTGAAGAATTTCAAGGGATGGCAAGAAACCAAGTTTTTGAGGCTGCACAAGCCTATCTAGGGACTAAAGCAACTGTCGCAGCAGAAAGAGTTAAGGTAGGCAAATCTGAGGATCATAAAGAGATTGCATTCAATATTGATAGAAATGAAGAAGTGAGTGATGTTTTTGGAGGTGTTAGTGTAAAGTGGAAACTAATTTGCATACAAGTGGACTCTTCGCGGATTCGAAGTTATGATAATGACTCAGCCGAGTCAGAATTAAGATCATATGAGCTAAGTTTTCACAATAAACACAAAAACAAGATCATTGATTCATATTTTCCTTATGTGATGGAGATAGctaaacaaattaaacaagGAAACACGGCAATCAAGATTCACTCAATTGAATATGATGACTATGATGGAACCATTCGTTGGAATCAGGAACCTGTTAAGTTCAACCATCCAATGAGTTTCAACACTCTTGCGATTGATGAAGATCTTCAAAGGGAAATTATGAACGATTTGGACAAATTTGTGAGGGCTGGAGAGTTTTCTAGAAGAACAGGGAAAGCTTGGAAACGCGGTTACTTGTTGTTTGGTCCACCTTGTACTGGAAAGTCTAGCTTGATTGCTGCCATGGCTAACTATCTCAAGTATGATATCTATGACTTGGATCTCACTGATGTACAAGATAATAAGCGCTTGAAGCAACTTATTCTTGACATTCCCAAGCGTTCTATACTAGTGATAGAGGATATTGATTGCACTATAAATTTGCAGAACCGAGAAGAAGATAAAGACGTGGTTGATAATGGATACAAtaag GTGACACTTTCAGGACTATTGAATGCAGTAGATGGTCTTTGGTCGTGCTGTGGAGAAGAACACATAATTGTATTCACAACAAATCACAAAGACAGGCTTGATCCTGCTCTGTTAAGGCCTGGTAGAATGGACAAACAAATTCACTTGTCATATTGCAACTTTTCTGCTTTTAAGCAATTGGTTGTCAACTACCTCTGCGTTACTCAACATGAACTCTTTGATAAGATTGAAGTGCTTCTAGGAGAAGTTCAAGTTACTCCAGCTGAAATTGCAGAAGAGCTAACCAAGGATTGTGATGCTACAGAATGCCTACAAGACCTTATAATATTCCTCCAAGCAAAGAAAATGATCAAGGAAGAggtaaaaaatgaagaaaacattAAAGAAGAAGGTGAACTAGGTAGAGAAAATATATAG